One Pecten maximus chromosome 16, xPecMax1.1, whole genome shotgun sequence DNA window includes the following coding sequences:
- the LOC117314809 gene encoding uncharacterized protein LOC117314809, producing MTQVSIGSEQELDDLKTRFGTNITNNEIWTGLYTKADNCSGYTWDGGGVATWQEWGTGEPDDCNTHTCVRLKYGKLNTKKCSKTYSFICEAQPDTTSLVEESTIVTSGYNGVTKYTTSGSVDETEYTTTDKVAVTADLIAGNLRNVSCLCNVDALNNTSQLLGIMPSSIALQNRLLMAGYVPACPWKYWWGNGSVSLNREEQLALLSALKMQLSVAKETTSLYRRRRISAPDNRTSAVSVGVLGICLLVGFFGSVLAMDASTLYIYWKTHKDNVK from the exons ATGACTCAAGTGTCTATTGGTAGTGAGCAGGAACTGGATGACCTCAAGACGAGGTTTGGGACAAACAT aacAAATAACGAGATTTGGACTGGCTTATACACTAAGGCAGACAATTGTTCGGGCTATACCTGGGATGGCGGAGGCGTGGCCACTTGGCAAGAGTGGGGAACTGGTGAACCTGATGATTGTAACACACACACGTGTGTCCGACTGAAATATGGCAAATTGAATACAAAGAAATGTTCAAAAACGTATTCATTTATCTGTGAAGCACAACCAG ACACGACTTCTTTGGTAGAGGAGTCTACAATAGTCACTTCCGGTTATAATGGTGTAACTAAATACACCACTTCCGGTTCAGTTGATGAAACGGAATATACTACCACCGACAAGGTTGCTGTAACTGCAGATTTAATCGCTGGTAACTTAAGAAACGTTTCCTGTCTCTGCAATGTTGATGCGCTGAACAATACAAGTCAACTCCTCGGAATCATGCCGTCCTCGATTGCCCTCCAAAACAGACTGTTGATGGCAGGTTACGTTCCGGCATGTCCATGGAAATATTGGTGGGGAAATGGGTCGGTATCGCTTAACAGAGAAGAACAACTAGCACTACTGAGTGCTTTGAAAATGCAACTGAGTGTAGCGAAGGAGACCACTAGCTTGTACAGGCGTAGACGAATCAGTGCCCCTGACAATAGGACCAGTGCTGTATCTGTTGGTGTCTTGGGGATATGTCTGCTTGTCGGTTTCTTTGGATCTGTTTTAGCAATGGACGCGTCAACgttgtatatatactggaaAACACATAAAGACAACGTGAAATGA